One part of the Streptomyces sp. AM 2-1-1 genome encodes these proteins:
- a CDS encoding acyl-CoA dehydrogenase family protein, which translates to MNTERNPYRTALNFPGITARAPQTDTTGHIPPENWREIVDSGYLRLFHPPEHGGTGAGAATQIDAMHALARACSGTYWSATVSALLCGKLVSTYGDLRHHDKLLRSLLSGEKTACFAIAEPTAGSDAGTYRTTVRPDGGPSGGFVIRGEKSRITNAPTADVAVALARRERQNGDTGPEWCLAFVDLHQPGVHRYETAHMGLRGMPWGGLVLSDVPVAREDVVPVPFGELAKGMTWGWLLVSVAALATAESALTASVRHAHERVSFGRPLAHMEGVQAQLAESRAQIDAGWVLARRAADERAAGRSAQHLIGMLKVYATEMAVQVTGRAVQIHGAFGVTSGHEVERHYRDAQMNVIGAFASNRLREQITEGLGLGPAVHDTFDWLTPAGLRQHPAGLDGFSRPPAATV; encoded by the coding sequence ATGAACACCGAACGCAACCCCTACCGCACCGCGCTGAACTTCCCCGGCATCACCGCCCGCGCCCCCCAAACCGATACCACCGGCCACATACCCCCCGAAAACTGGAGAGAGATCGTCGACAGCGGATACCTGCGGCTCTTCCACCCCCCGGAGCACGGCGGCACCGGCGCCGGCGCAGCCACCCAGATCGACGCGATGCACGCACTCGCCCGCGCCTGCTCCGGCACCTACTGGTCGGCGACCGTCTCCGCGCTGCTCTGCGGCAAACTCGTCTCCACCTACGGCGACCTGCGCCACCACGACAAACTGCTCCGCTCCCTGCTGTCGGGCGAGAAGACGGCCTGCTTCGCCATCGCGGAGCCGACGGCCGGCAGCGACGCCGGCACGTACCGCACCACCGTGCGCCCCGACGGCGGGCCCTCGGGCGGCTTCGTCATCCGGGGGGAGAAATCCCGCATCACCAACGCGCCCACCGCCGACGTGGCCGTGGCACTCGCCCGCAGGGAGCGACAGAACGGCGACACCGGCCCGGAATGGTGCCTGGCCTTCGTCGATCTGCACCAGCCCGGCGTCCACCGCTACGAAACAGCACACATGGGACTGCGGGGCATGCCCTGGGGCGGCCTCGTCCTCTCCGACGTACCCGTCGCCCGGGAAGACGTCGTACCCGTCCCGTTCGGCGAACTCGCCAAGGGAATGACCTGGGGATGGCTCCTCGTCTCGGTCGCCGCCCTCGCCACCGCCGAATCCGCACTGACCGCCTCGGTCCGGCACGCCCACGAACGCGTCTCGTTCGGCCGCCCCCTGGCACACATGGAAGGCGTCCAGGCCCAACTGGCCGAGTCCCGCGCACAGATCGACGCCGGCTGGGTACTCGCCCGCCGCGCCGCCGACGAGCGCGCGGCGGGCAGATCCGCCCAGCACCTGATCGGCATGCTGAAGGTGTACGCCACGGAAATGGCCGTCCAGGTCACCGGACGCGCCGTACAGATCCACGGCGCCTTCGGAGTGACCTCCGGCCACGAGGTCGAACGCCACTACAGAGACGCCCAGATGAACGTCATCGGCGCCTTCGCCTCCAACCGCCTGCGCGAACAGATCACCGAAGGGCTGGGCCTGGGACCCGCGGTCCACGACACCTTCGACTGGCTGACCCCGGCCGGCCTGCGACAGCACCCCGCCGGACTCGACGGCTTCTCCCGGCCGCCGGCGGCAACCGTCTGA
- a CDS encoding isopropylmalate synthase: MPFDAGEDSLPGLPRISDATLRDSAHMAGVEFGPKDAAAIAERLVRTGVELVEVGMVSGPDSKDADLVLATHEAVGPERSMTLVVVRDRRQVARALDEAERLGVRHIMYSIPTSEQHAQLKLDSPSLKFLQALARSAIVQAKERGFHVTFSGEDGARTPRERLVPYVTSGFEAGADRFRLAETVACLSPWRMQSVIGDLTAIDGSEIEIHSHNMLGMAVANSLAAVRAGAQWVSATVGGIGERGGNAPLAELLTSLRVMHGDTRFDLTHLTELSRLALKGAGLGDAFQSGPTAPHAFAYELPGQLSFPEAYETLPAEVVGNRRELRVRTRLTTALVAWALEGSGVGTDVGAFTDWLSERQRDAGGPLLDRDAVRKAAVDFQAVV; this comes from the coding sequence ATGCCTTTCGATGCCGGAGAGGACAGCCTGCCGGGGCTTCCCCGCATATCCGACGCGACCCTGCGGGACTCAGCGCACATGGCGGGGGTCGAATTCGGTCCCAAGGATGCCGCAGCCATCGCGGAACGGCTGGTGAGGACCGGTGTCGAGCTGGTCGAGGTGGGCATGGTGTCCGGTCCGGACTCCAAGGACGCCGATCTCGTCCTGGCCACCCATGAGGCCGTCGGCCCGGAGCGCAGCATGACGCTCGTCGTGGTGCGGGACCGGCGGCAGGTGGCCCGGGCCCTGGACGAGGCGGAGCGGCTCGGGGTGCGGCACATCATGTACTCCATTCCCACCTCCGAACAGCACGCGCAGCTGAAGCTGGACTCGCCCAGTCTCAAGTTCCTCCAGGCGCTGGCCCGTTCGGCGATCGTTCAGGCCAAGGAGCGTGGCTTCCATGTGACGTTCAGCGGCGAGGACGGTGCCCGCACGCCCCGGGAGCGGCTGGTTCCGTACGTGACGTCGGGGTTCGAGGCCGGTGCCGACCGGTTCCGGCTGGCGGAGACCGTGGCGTGTCTGTCGCCGTGGCGGATGCAGTCCGTGATCGGTGACCTGACGGCCATCGACGGGTCCGAGATCGAGATCCACTCGCACAACATGCTGGGTATGGCGGTGGCCAACTCCCTGGCCGCGGTGCGGGCCGGTGCCCAGTGGGTCTCGGCGACCGTCGGCGGGATCGGTGAGCGCGGTGGCAACGCCCCGCTGGCGGAGCTCCTGACGTCGTTGCGGGTGATGCACGGTGACACCCGTTTCGATCTGACGCACCTGACGGAGCTCTCGCGGCTGGCGCTGAAGGGGGCGGGTCTGGGCGACGCCTTCCAGTCGGGTCCCACCGCCCCGCACGCTTTCGCGTACGAGCTTCCCGGCCAGCTGAGTTTCCCCGAGGCGTACGAGACGTTGCCCGCGGAGGTCGTCGGGAACCGGCGGGAGCTGCGGGTCCGCACCCGGCTGACGACGGCGCTGGTCGCGTGGGCGCTCGAAGGGTCCGGTGTCGGGACCGACGTGGGCGCTTTCACCGACTGGCTGAGCGAGCGCCAGAGGGACGCCGGCGGCCCGTTGCTGGACCGGGACGCGGTCCGCAAGGCGGCCGTGGACTTCCAGGCCGTCGTCTGA
- a CDS encoding acyl-CoA dehydrogenase family protein — translation MALLQSPAGPRTDDGTAGTSLLAESRELAGRLAWPTTAARDDERRWDTGLFTRLADTQHGRGLTGPLVPRALGGRGLSAADTCELLEGLAEGSRDPGLALALTVHAVLVTVPLRAFGTPAQREHYLPPMASGQWFGALSLHQTQGASLTPAVTARPSTSDHDGWVLTGELDLVAGAPHAHHFLVVAAHQDGTRTAFVLDRTTPGLLLRDSAPTAMRTCPWGRLVLDDCPAPADAVLGTPGEASAEVEPLLAALDWVFAAAPWLGIMRALARDTIGASRDRTLFGRPLAHSQSTRFALADLATRTELAQGLLRRTAGLFDAGGRPTLPQAAAARLFVASCARAVTEAAARITGPLTPTGDRLAERAFRDALFFSETGGGPAVLQPVIAAHLLGIG, via the coding sequence ATGGCGCTCTTGCAATCCCCGGCCGGCCCCCGCACAGACGACGGCACCGCCGGGACCTCACTGCTCGCCGAGAGCCGGGAACTCGCCGGCCGGCTCGCATGGCCCACCACCGCGGCCCGCGACGACGAACGCCGGTGGGACACCGGCCTCTTCACCCGCCTCGCCGACACACAGCACGGCCGCGGCCTCACCGGACCCCTGGTCCCACGGGCCCTCGGCGGCCGCGGACTCTCCGCCGCCGACACCTGCGAACTCCTCGAAGGACTCGCCGAAGGCTCCCGCGACCCCGGACTCGCCCTCGCCCTCACCGTCCACGCCGTCCTGGTGACAGTGCCCCTGCGCGCCTTCGGCACCCCCGCCCAACGCGAGCACTACCTCCCCCCGATGGCCTCGGGACAGTGGTTCGGCGCACTCTCCCTCCACCAGACACAGGGCGCCTCCCTGACCCCCGCCGTCACCGCACGGCCCAGCACCTCCGACCACGACGGCTGGGTCCTCACCGGCGAACTCGACCTCGTCGCGGGCGCACCCCACGCCCACCACTTCCTCGTCGTCGCCGCCCACCAGGACGGCACCAGAACCGCATTCGTCCTCGACCGCACCACACCGGGCCTGCTGCTCCGCGACAGCGCCCCCACCGCCATGCGCACCTGCCCCTGGGGCCGCCTGGTCCTGGACGACTGCCCCGCCCCCGCCGACGCCGTCCTGGGCACCCCCGGCGAGGCCTCCGCCGAAGTCGAACCCCTCCTGGCGGCCCTCGACTGGGTCTTCGCCGCCGCCCCCTGGCTGGGCATCATGCGCGCACTGGCGCGCGACACCATCGGAGCCTCCCGCGACCGGACCCTCTTCGGCCGCCCCCTCGCCCACTCCCAGAGCACCAGATTCGCCTTGGCCGACCTCGCCACCCGCACCGAACTGGCCCAAGGCCTGCTGCGCCGCACCGCCGGCCTGTTCGACGCCGGCGGCCGCCCCACCCTCCCGCAAGCCGCAGCCGCACGGCTGTTCGTCGCCTCCTGCGCCCGCGCCGTCACCGAGGCGGCCGCCCGCATCACCGGCCCCCTCACCCCCACCGGCGACCGCCTGGCCGAACGCGCCTTCCGCGACGCCCTCTTCTTCTCGGAGACGGGCGGCGGCCCCGCCGTACTCCAACCCGTCATCGCCGCCCACCTGCTCGGAATCGGCTAG